A stretch of Cucumis sativus cultivar 9930 chromosome 2, Cucumber_9930_V3, whole genome shotgun sequence DNA encodes these proteins:
- the LOC105434661 gene encoding serine/threonine-protein kinase STE20 produces the protein MEILFPPPSFSIQLPSSSSFLSDRTSAPPPPPPPPPDHRLDSPFNSFDYCSDSSSSIGDPDDSDDESVSSTGGDSEEVQSKLSLRSLEDSLPIKRGLSSHFSGKSKSFANLAEAKSVKDIEKHENSLNKRRRILIASKLAKKSSFYAWPNPKSMPLLTLREEEDDDNNDEEESCTTAPSSSEDNEEDEGHEKRKGKRVRDFRQRRLMSFKSRSFSMADLQQQHHGIDGQQEQ, from the exons ATGGAGATTCTCTTCCCTCCTCCCTCTTTCTCCATCCAGCTcccttcctcttcctctttcctcTCGGATCGGACCTCcgctcctcctcctcctcctcctccgccGCCCGACCATCGCCTTGATTCGCCTTTCAACTCTTTTGATTACTGCTCTGATTCCTCCTCCTCGATTGGTGATCCTGATGATAGCGACGACGAGAGCGTTTCATCCACTGGTGGAGATTCTGAGGAAGTTCAAAGTAAATTATCTCTTCGATCGTTGGAGGACTCTCTTCCGATTAA GAGAGGGTTATCGAGTCATTTCTCTGGAAAATCGAAATCGTTTGCGAATTTAGCTGAGGCGAAATCGGTAAAAGATATtgagaaacatgaaaattCATTGAATAAGAGAAGACGAATTCTGATTGCGTCGAAATTGGCTAAGAAATCGTCCTTTTACGCTTGGCCAAACCCTAAGTCGATGCCTCTGTTAACActgagagaagaagaagacgatgatAATAATGATGAAGAGGAATCATGTACTACTGCTCCATCTTCTTCTGAAGATAATGAAGAAGACGAAGGCCATGAAAAAcggaaaggaaaaagagttaGGGATTTTCGTCAGAGAAGATTGATGAGCTTCAAGTCACGAAGCTTTTCTATGGCGGATCTACAACAACAACACCATGGTATTGATGGACAACAAGAACAATGA
- the LOC101207719 gene encoding UDP-galactose/UDP-glucose transporter 7: MDILGDPDKNSYRSLVAAVSYGIASMAMVFLNKAVLMQYSHSMTLLTLQQLATTLLIHFGRKMGYTKAKGLDMQTAKKIFPVSLFYNANVAFALASLKGVNIPMYIAIKRLTPLAVLIAGFFSGKGRPTAQVICSVLLTAAGVLVAALGDFSFDLVGYSMAFTSVFFQTMYLVLVEKSGAEDGLSSVEIMFYNSFLSLPFLSFLILSTGEFPNSLSLLIAKSNSFSFLVLFLLSLVMGIVLNFTMFLCTIVNSALTTTIVGVLKGVGSTTLGFVILGGVEVHALNVTGLVINTAGGVWYSYAKYHQKKNRPSKLTST; encoded by the exons ATGGATATTCTCGGTGACCCAGATAAGAATTCTTACCGGAG TCTTGTAGCGGCTGTATCTTATGGAATTGCTTCGATGGCTATGGTTTTTCTGAACAAGGCTGTACTTATGCAGTACTCACATTCAATGACCCTTCTTACTCTGCAG CAACTGGCAACAACATTGCTTATTCACTTTGGTAGAAAAATGGGTTACACGAAAGCCAAGGGGCTTGATATGCAAACAGCTAAGAAAATTTTTCCTGTCTCATTGTTCTACAATGCAAATGTGGCGTTTGCTCTTGCTAGCTTGAAAGGGGTTAACATCCCAATGTATATCGCCATTAAAAGACTCACTCCTCTTGCTGTTCTGATTGCGGGATTCTTTTCAGGGAAGGGAAGGCCCACGGCACAG GTTATTTGTTCAGTACTCTTAACTGCTGCCGGGGTCCTTGTTGCTGCATTGGGAGATTTTTCATTTGACCTTGTTGGTTATAGTATGGCTTTTACTTCTGTTTTCTTCCAG ACTATGTACCTTGTATTGGTGGAGAAGTCAGGTGCAGAGGATGGGCTTTCGTCTGTTGAGATCATGTTTTACAACAGCTTTTTGTCTCTTCCATTTCTGTCATTTCTGATTTTATCCACGGGCGAATTCCCAAATTCTTTATCTTTATTAATTGCAAAG aGTAATTCATTCTCCTTTTTGGTTCTCTTCCTCCTTTCATTGGTGATGGGGATTGTTCTCAACTTCACAATGTTCTTATGTACCATAGTAAACTCCGCCCTCACAACAACAATCGTCGGAGTTCTCAAAGGCGTTGGATCAACT ACGCTCGGGTTTGTTATATTGGGTGGCGTGGAAGTGCATGCTTTGAACGTGACAGGCTTGGTTATCAACACGGCTGGAGGAGTCTGGTATTCATATGCCAAGTATCACCAGAAGAAGAACAGACCATCAAAATTAACATCAACTTAG
- the LOC101214230 gene encoding trifunctional UDP-glucose 4,6-dehydratase/UDP-4-keto-6-deoxy-D-glucose 3,5-epimerase/UDP-4-keto-L-rhamnose-reductase RHM2: MASGTTEQYAPKNILITGAAGFIASHVTNRLIKNYPHYKIVALDKLDYCSNIKNLGPSQTSPNFRFIKGDIVSADLINYLLVAEEIDTIMHFAAQTHVDNSFGNSFEFTNNNIYGTHVLLEACKVTQRIKRFIHVSTDEVYGETDLETDIGNPEASQLLPTNPYSATKAGAEMLVMAYHRSYGLPTITTRGNNVYGPNQYPEKLIPKFILLAMKGEKLPIHGNGSNVRSYLYSEDVAEAFEVILHKGVIGHVYNIGTKKERRVLDVAGDVCKLFGSTPEKAIDFVQDRPFNDQRYFLDDQKLKKLGWQESTPWEEGLKRTMDWYTQNPDWWGDVSAALDPHPRISVATHSNEDSWFFQYGFSRLTRTCSELNKDSGSERNQQGLKFLIYGRTGWIGGLLGKLCKEKGIEFAYGSGRLEDRRSLIEDIQRVRPTHVFNAAGVTGRPNVDWCESHKIETIRANVVGTLTLADVCKEQNLLLMNFATGCIFEYDKEHQLGSGVGFKEEDKPNFIGSFYSKTKAMVEELLRDYPNVCTLRVRMPISSDLSNPRNFITKISRYNKVVNIPNSMTVLDELLPISIEMAKRNCRGIWNFTNPGVVSHNEILEMYKKYIDPKFKWENFNLEEQAKVIVAPRSNNELDASKLKKEFPELLSIKESILKYVFEANKKT; encoded by the exons ATGGCATCCGGAACTACTGAGCAATATGCTCCTAAGAACATTCTCATCACAGGGGCAGCAGGTTTCATAGCCTCTCATGTCACTAACCGTTTGATTAAAAACTATCCTCATTACAAGATTGTGGCTCTTGACAAGCTTGATTACTGCTCCAATATCAAGAACCTTGGCCCTTCTCAGACCTCTCCTAATTTTCGATTCATTAAGGGTGATATCGTCTCTGCCGATCTCATCAATTACCTCTTGGTTGCTGAAGAAATTGATACCATTATGCATTTTGCTGCACAAACACATGTCGACAATTCGTTTGGGAATTCGTTTGAGTTCACCAACAACAATATTTATGGTACTCATGTTCTTCTTGAGGCCTGCAAAGTTACTCAAAGGATCAAGAGGTTCATTCATGTCAGCACTGACGAAGTTTATGGTGAGACTGATTTAGAGACTGATATTGGGAATCCTGAGGCCTCACAGCTTCTTCCCACTAATCCTTACTCTGCAACTAAGGCAGGGGCTGAAATGCTGGTTATGGCGTATCATCGGTCTTATGGCCTCCCGACGATAACAACTCGAGGCAACAATGTCTATGGACCTAATCAATACCCTGAAAAGCTTATCCCTAAATTCATTCTCCTGGCCATGAAAGGTGAGAAGTTGCCAATTCATGGGAATGGCTCAAATGTGAGAAGCTATCTATACAGTGAAGATGTTGCCGAGGCATTTGAAGTGATTCTTCATAAAGGAGTGATTGGTCATGTTTACAATATTGGGACCAAAAAGGAGAGGAGAGTGTTGGATGTAGCAGGAGATGTTTGTAAGTTGTTTGGATCAACTCCTGAAAAAGCCATAGATTTTGTGCAAGACAGACCCTTCAATGATCAGAGGTATTTCTTGGATGaccaaaagttgaagaagcTGGGATGGCAAGAGAGCACACCATGGGAAGAAGGGCTGAAAAGGACAATGGACTGGTATACTCAAAACCCTGACTGGTGGGGCGATGTATCCGCTGCGCTTGACCCACATCCTCGAATCTCTGTAGCCACTCATTCCAATGAAGATTCCTGGTTCTTTCAGTATGGATTTTCAAGACTGACAAGAACATGCAGTGAGCTCAACAAGGACAGTGGTTCGGAGCGAAATCAGCAAGGACTGAAGTTCTTGATATATGGAAGAACTGGCTGGATTGGAGGTTTGCTAGGCAAACTGTGCAAAGAGAAGGGAATTGAATTCGCCTATGGTAGTGGAAGATTGGAAGATAGAAGATCCTTAATTGAGGATATACAGCGGGTGAGACCAACTCATGTGTTCAATGCTGCGGGGGTCACTGGAAGGCCCAATGTGGACTGGTGTGAATCACATAAGATTGAAACTATAAGGGCAAATGTAGTTGGGACACTGACTCTTGCTGATGTTTGTAAAGAGCAAAATCTCCTGTTGATGAACTTTGCAACTGGTTGCATTTTTGAATATGACAAAGAGCATCAACTAGGATCGGGTGTTGGATTCAAGGAGGAAGATAAGCCAAATTTTATTGGTTCATTTTACTCCAAGACCAAGGCCATG GTTGAGGAGCTGCTAAGAGATTATCCAAATGTGTGCACACTGAGAGTGAGAATGCCAATATCATCAGATCTAAGCAACCCAAGAAACTTCATCACCAAAATCAGCCGCTACAACAAAGTAGTGAACATTCCGAACAGCATGACGGTGCTGGACGAGCTGCTACCGATCTCCATTGAAATGGCAAAGAGGAACTGCAGAGGGATTTGGAACTTCACAAACCCAGGGGTGGTGAGCCACAATGAGATCTTGGAAATGTATAAGAAATACATAGATCCGAAGTTCAAATGGGAGAATTTCAACTTGGAAGAACAAGCAAAGGTGATTGTGGCGCCGAGAAGCAACAATGAGTTGGATGCTTCAAAGCTAAAGAAGGAGTTCCCTGAATTGTTGTCCATCAAAGAGTCCATTCTTAAGTATGTTTTTGAGGCCaacaagaaaacttaa
- the LOC101207478 gene encoding exocyst complex component EXO70A1: protein MTAPVSVDGKGKKNIENLVSATRSLKASLEKSRTLGFSLQKAGPRLEEIRQRLPTLEAAVRPIRADKEALVAVGGHINRAVGPAAAVLKVFDAVHGLEKSLLSDPRNDLHGYLSVLKRMEEALRFLGDNCGLAIQWLEDIVEYLEDNTVADEKYLASLKNSLKNLRDLQSDEGRTRLDGGLLNAALDKLENEFRRLLTEHSVPLPMSSSASPGEQACIAPSPLPVTIIPKLQAILGRLIANKRLESCISIYVEVRSSNVRASLQALDLDYLEISVSEFNDVLSIEGYIAKWGKHLEFAVKHLFEAEFKLCNDVFERIGLDVWMGCFAKIATQAGILAFLQFGKTVTESKNDPIKLLKLLDIFASLNKLRLDFNRLFGGAACLEIQNLTRDLIKRVIDGAAEIFWELLVQVELQRQNSPPLDGGVPRSVSFIIDYSNKLLSDDYRPILTQALVIHRSWKKEKFQEGLLVSEVTNLVKAIEHNLETWIKAYEDSTLSNFFAMNNHWHLYKHLKGTKVGELMGDKLKEHEQYKDYYAAVFLRESWTKLPSHLSREGLIMFSGGRATARDLVKKRLKTFNEAFEDMYKKQSNWVMTDKELREKTCQLIVQTIVPVYRSYMQNYGPLVEQDPSSSKYVKYTVQNLEKMLLSLFQPKPLRYSSLKVRQTSGKFSNGAADHRRSNSMVM from the coding sequence ATGACGGCACCGGTGTCCGTTGATgggaaagggaagaagaatATTGAGAATTTGGTGTCTGCTACTAGGTCATTGAAGGCTAGCTTAGAGAAATCTAGGACTTTAGGGTTTTCTTTGCAGAAAGCTGGGCCGAGATTGGAGGAGATTAGGCAAAGATTGCCGACTTTAGAAGCGGCGGTTCGGCCTATTCGTGCTGATAAGGAAGCCCTTGTTGCCGTCGGTGGCCATATAAATCGGGCTGTTGGCCCTGCCGCGGCCGTGCTTAAGGTTTTCGATGCAGTTCATGGCCTTGAAAAATCTCTATTATCGGACCCGCGGAATGATCTTCATGGGTATTTGTCTGTGTTGAAACGTATGGAAGAGGCATTGAGGTTTTTGGGAGATAACTGTGGACTGGCAATCCAGTGGTTGGAGGACATTGTTGAGTATTTGGAAGATAATACTGTTGCTGATGAGAAATATCTAGCGAGTTTGAAGAATTCGTTGAAAAATCTTAGGGATTTGCAGAGTGATGAAGGGAGGACTCGGCTTGATGGGGGCCTTCTGAATGCTGCTTTAGATAAACTCGAGAACGAGTTTAGGCGGCTTTTGACGGAGCACAGTGTACCTCTTCCAATGTCTTCTTCGGCGTCTCCAGGTGAGCAAGCTTGCATTGCTCCATCCCCATTGCCTGTCACTATCATTCCGAAATTGCAAGCCATTCTTGGGAGATTGATTGCTAATAAACGACTCGAGAGTTGCATATCGATTTATGTTGAAGTTCGTAGTTCTAATGTTAGGGCTAGTTTGCAGGCTCTTGATTTGGATTACTTGGAGATATCTGTTTCTGAGTTCAATGATGTGCTGAGCATCGAAGGGTACATTGCAAAATGGGGAAAGCATTTGGAGTTTGCAGTGAAACACTTGTTTGAGGCCGAGTTCAAGCTTTGTAATGACGTTTTTGAGAGGATTGGATTGGATGTTTGGATGGGGTGTTTTGCAAAGATAGCAACTCAAGCAGGTATTCTTGCATTTCTTCAATTTGGGAAAACTGTAACAGAAAGTAAGAATGATCCTATTAAGCTACTGAAGTTGTTGGATATATTTGCATCCTTGAACAAACTGAGACTAGACTTCAATAGGCTTTTTGGCGGGGCGGCCTGTTTGGAAATTCAAAACTTGACTAGGGATCTCATTAAGCGGGTTATTGATGGTGCGGCCGAGATTTTCTGGGAACTTTTAGTTCAGGTGGAGCTGCAGAGGCAAAATTCTCCACCTTTAGATGGGGGAGTTCCACGATCGGTTAGCTTCATTATTGATTACAGTAACAAACTACTCAGTGACGATTATCGGCCGATCTTGACCCAGGCCCTTGTCATTCACCGAagttggaagaaagaaaagttccAAGAGGGTCTACTTGTCAGTGAGGTAACGAACCTTGTTAAAGCTATTGAGCATAATCTTGAAACTTGGATAAAGGCTTATGAAGATTCTACCTTGTCAAACTTTTTTGCAATGAACAATCATTGGCATCTATACAAGCACCTCAAAGGAACAAAAGTCGGAGAACTAATGGGAGATAAACTAAAGGAACATGAACAATACAAGGATTACTATGCTGCAGTTTTCTTGAGGGAGAGCTGGACTAAACTTCCTAGCCATTTAAGCAGAGAGGGTTTGATAATGTTCTCGGGTGGCCGAGCTACTGCTCGTGATCTCGTCAAGAAACGTCTGAAGACATTCAATGAAGCTTTTGAAGACATGTATAAGAAGCAGTCAAACTGGGTTATGACTGACAAAGAGTTGAGGGAGAAGACATGTCAACTTATAGTTCAAACCATCGTACCCGTTTATCGCAGTTACATGCAGAATTACGGCCCCTTGGTCGAGCAAGACCCGAGTTCCAGTAAGTATGTGAAGTACACCGTGCAGAATCTGGAGAAAATGTTACTGTCCCTATTTCAGCCAAAGCCACTTAGGTACAGTAGTCTTAAAGTTAGGCAGACAAGTGGGAAATTCAGCAATGGCGCAGCAGATCATCGTCGTTCCAACTCCATGGTTATGTAA
- the LOC101207228 gene encoding oligopeptide transporter 6: protein MSTTVSETQSGDLPMMTVDDECPIKQVDITVPKTDDPSLPVLTFRMWILGIAACVILSFVNQFFWYRSNPLSVSSIAAQIAVVPLGHLMAKTLPTQPFFKDTRFEFTMNPGPFNIKEHVLITIFANSGAGSVYATHILTAVKLLYKRQLDFFPALLIMITTQILGFGWAGIFRKYLVEPGEMWWPSTLVQVSLFRALHEKEKRPKQSTTLTQFFLLAMICSFGYYIFPGYLFMMLTSFSWLCWFNSKSLLLHQMGSGMKGLGIGAFGIDWSTISSYLGSPLASPWFATVNIAVGFVLVMYVMTPLCYWLDVYEAKTFPIYSSSLFMANGHKYNISSIVNSDFHLDRGVYSTTGRVNLSTFFAMTYGLGFATLSATVVHVLLFNGREILNQSKSAFGGKRKIDIHTKLMRAYKQVPTWWFIVILVLNIGLSLFACQYYNISLQLPWWGLLLACFIAFFFTLPIGIICATTNQAPGLNIITEYIIGYAYPERPVANMCFKVYGYISMTQALTFVSDFKLGHYMKIPPKTMFMAQIVGTIIAVFVYTGTAWWLMGSIQDLCDTNLLPDNSPWTCPMDRVFFDASVIWGLVGPRRIFGDLGEYGAVNWFFLGGAIAPLLVWIAHKMFPNKAWIRFIHMPVLLGATSMMPPATAVNFTSWLICGFVFGYYLFRYKTEWWKRYNYILSGGLDAGTAFMTILIFLSLGSISIDWWGNNTDGCPLASCPSAKGVVAHGCPVF from the exons ATGTCGACTACCGTATCAGAGACTCAGAGTGGAGACCTTCCAATGATGACGGTCGACGACGAGTGCCCGATCAAGCAGGTGGATATTACGGTACCGAAAACCGATGACCCCAGCTTGCCAGTTCTCACATTCAGAATGTGGATTTTGGGGATTGCAGCTTGTGTCATACTCTCGTTTGTGAATCAGTTCTTCTGGTACAGATCGAACCCGCTGTCGGTATCTTCGATTGCTGCGCAAATTGCTGTTGTGCCTCTTGGTCATTTGATGGCCAAGACGCTTCCAACTCAACCATTTTTCAAAGATACACGGTTTGAGTTTACTATGAATCCTGGTCCCTTCAATATAAAGGAGCATGTTCTGATTACCATTTTTGCCAATTCTGGTGCTGGCTCTGTTTATGCTACACATATTTTGACTGCTGTTAAGCTTCTTTACAAGAGACAACTCGATTTCTTTCCTGCTTTGCTCATTATGATCACTACTCAG aTTCTTGGATTCGGCTGGGCTGGAATTTTTAGGAAATATTTGGTTGAGCCAGGGGAGATGTGGTGGCCATCTACTTTGGTTCAGGTCTCATTGTTTAG AGCTCTGCatgagaaggaaaagagacCAAAACAAAGCACAACTCTTACACAATTCTTCCTCTTGGCCATGATTTGCAGCTTTGGTTACTATATTTTTCCTGGCTATCTTTTCATGATGCTTACCTCTTTCTCTTGGCTATGTTGGTTTAATTCCAAGTCTCTTTTGCTTCATCAAATGGGATCTGGTATGAAAGGCCTTGGAATTGGCGCATTCGGTATAGATTGGTCCACAATTTCATCTTACCTTGGAAGTCCCTTGGCTAGTCCTTGGTTTGCCACTGTCAACATTGCAGTGGGGTTTGTTCTTGTGATGTATGTCATGACACCTCTCTGTTATTGGTTAGATGTGTATGAAGCCAAAACGTTTCCTATATATTCAAGCAGCCTTTTCATGGCGAATGGGCACAAGTACAATATTTCAAGCATAGTCAATTCAGATTTCCATCTTGATCGAGGTGTTTATAGCACAACTGGGCGTGTGAATCTTAGTACCTTCTTTGCAATGACATATGGTCTTGGATTTGCCACACTTTCTGCTACAGTTGTGCATGTTCTTCTCTTCAATGGAAG GGAAATATTGAACCAGAGCAAAAGTGCCTTTggtgggaaaagaaaaatcgacATACATACAAAGCTTATGAGAGCTTATAAACAAGTACCAACGTGGTGGTTTATCGTCATCCTTGTTTTGAACATTGGCCTCTCTCTTTTTGCTTGTCAATATTACAACATCTCACTTCAATTGCCTTGGTGGGGTCTGCTCTTAGCTTGTTTTAttgccttcttcttcacacTTCCCATTGGCATCATTTGTGCTACCACAAACCAG GCACCTGGTTTGAACATTATTACAGAATACATTATTGGTTATGCATATCCCGAACGCCCGGTGGCCAACATGTGCTTCAAGGTGTATGGATATATTAGCATGACACAAGCTCTAACATTCGTGTCTGACTTTAAGCTTGGCCATTACATGAAGATTCCACCCAAGACAATGTTCATGGCCCAG ATTGTGGGGACGATCATAGCAGTGTTTGTATACACTGGAACAGCTTGGTGGTTGATGGGCTCAATTCAAGATCTATGTGACACCAACCTACTACCAGATAATAGCCCATGGACATGCCCAATGGATCGAGTGTTTTTCGATGCATCTGTAATATGGGGACTTGTGGGGCCTCGTAGAATCTTTGGAGACCTTGGAGAATATGGAGCTGTGAATTGGTTCTTCCTTGGTGGAGCAATTGCCCCTTTGCTTGTATGGATTGCACACAAGATGTTTCCAAACAAAGCATGGATTCGCTTCATCCACATGCCAGTTCTGTTGGGCGCTACGTCGATGATGCCACCAGCTACCGCAGTGAACTTCACGAGTTGGTTAATCTGTGGTTTCGTGTTTGGATATTATCTTTTTAGATACAAAACAGAGTGGTGGAAGCGATACAATTACATATTGTCAGGTGGGTTGGATGCTGGAACTGCGTTCATGACTATActcatatttctttcattGGGATCAATTAGTATCGATTGGTGGGGAAATAATACTGATGGATGTCCATTGGCCTCTTGCCCTTCTGCCAAAGGAGTTGTTGCTCATGGCTGCCCTGTTTTCTAA